In Chelonia mydas isolate rCheMyd1 chromosome 10, rCheMyd1.pri.v2, whole genome shotgun sequence, a single window of DNA contains:
- the NUDT1 gene encoding 7,8-dihydro-8-oxoguanine triphosphatase translates to MFTSKLFTLVLVVEPQRVLLGMKKRGFGAGRWNGFGGKVQAGETIEQAAHRELLEESGLTADNLQKMGQITFEFVGNPELMEVHIFRTDSFHGEPTESDEMCPQWFQLDQVPFSHMWPDDVYWYPLLLQKKLFLGYFKFQGLDTILEYTLRQVEEV, encoded by the exons ATGTTCACAAGCAAGCTCTTCACCCTGGTGCTGGTGGTGGAGCCCCAGCGGGTGCTGCTGGGCATGAAGAAACGTGGATTCGGGGCTGGGCGCTGGAACGGATTTGGGGGCAAAGTGCAGGCAGGCGAGACCATAGAGCAGGCAGCCCACAG AGAGCTGCTGGAAGAGAGCGGATTGACCGCAGACAACTTGCAGAAGATGGGTCAGATCACCTTTGAGTTTGTAGGTAACCCTGAGCTCATGGAAGTCCACATCTTCCGGACGGACAGCTTTCATGGAGAGCCAACAGAAAGTGATG AAATGTGCCCACAGTGGTTTCAGCTGGATCAGGTGCCTTTCAGTCACATGTGGCCAGATGATGTCTACTGGTATCCCCTACTGCTCCAAAAGAAGCTGTTCCTGGGCTATTTTAAGTTCCAGGGGCTAGACACTATCCTGGAGTACACGCTGAGACAGGTGGAGGAGGTATAA
- the MRM2 gene encoding rRNA methyltransferase 2, mitochondrial isoform X2 codes for MSRYQRLVSASLQCQRFHTAAGYLKSKTGAEHRWLERHLKDPFVRATKQHNYRCRSAFKLLEIDDKHKILRPGLSVIDCGAAPGAWSQVAVQRVNALGTDPNAPVGFVLGVDLLHISPLEGAVFLSNADITDPVTLKKIQELLPTERADVILSDMAPNATGIRELDHQKLINLCLTLLDLSQSILRPRGTILCKFWDGPEAHLLQNRLMERFQDVRTIKPQSSRKESAEIYYLAKLYNDGVKHQKH; via the exons ATGAGCCG TTATCAGAGGTTGGTGAGCGCTTCTCTTCAGTGCCAAAGGTTCCACACTGCTGCAGGATATCTAAAGAGCAAAACCGGGGCAGAGCATCGCTGGCTGGAGCGGCATCTTAAGGATCCATTTGTGAGGGCAACAAAACAGCATAATTATCGTTGCCGGAGTGCTTTCAAACTGCTGGAGATAGATGACAAACATAAGATTCTTCGTCCAGGGCTCTCTGTGATAGACTGCGGGGCAGCTCCTGGAGCTTGGAGTCAGGTTGCTGTACAGCGAGTCAATGCTTTGGGCACTG ATCCTAATGCCCCTGTTGGTTTTGTCCTTGGAGTTGACCTTCTTCATATTTCCCCTCTGGAAGGAGCAGTCTTTCTTTCCAATGCTGATATTACAGATCCAGTCACGCTTAAGAAGATCCAGGAGCTCCTTCCTACAGAGAGGGCAGATGTTATCTTGAGCGACATGGCACCTAATGCCACAGGGATCCGAGAGTTAGATCATCAGAAGTTGATTAACTTGTGCTTGACCCTTTTGGATCTGTCCCAAAGCATCTTGCGGCCAAGAGGAACTATCCTCTGTAAATTCTGGGATGGACCGGAAGCCCATCTTCTCCAGAACAGACTAATGGAGCGCTTCCAGGATGTGAGAACTATAAAGCCTCAGTCCAGCCGGAAAGAGTCAGCAGAGATCTATTACTTGGCAAAACTGTACAATGATGGAGTGAAACATCAGAAACACTGA
- the MRM2 gene encoding rRNA methyltransferase 2, mitochondrial isoform X1 gives MTVPNGDNRYQRLVSASLQCQRFHTAAGYLKSKTGAEHRWLERHLKDPFVRATKQHNYRCRSAFKLLEIDDKHKILRPGLSVIDCGAAPGAWSQVAVQRVNALGTDPNAPVGFVLGVDLLHISPLEGAVFLSNADITDPVTLKKIQELLPTERADVILSDMAPNATGIRELDHQKLINLCLTLLDLSQSILRPRGTILCKFWDGPEAHLLQNRLMERFQDVRTIKPQSSRKESAEIYYLAKLYNDGVKHQKH, from the exons ATGACTGTCCCAAATGGGGACAATCG TTATCAGAGGTTGGTGAGCGCTTCTCTTCAGTGCCAAAGGTTCCACACTGCTGCAGGATATCTAAAGAGCAAAACCGGGGCAGAGCATCGCTGGCTGGAGCGGCATCTTAAGGATCCATTTGTGAGGGCAACAAAACAGCATAATTATCGTTGCCGGAGTGCTTTCAAACTGCTGGAGATAGATGACAAACATAAGATTCTTCGTCCAGGGCTCTCTGTGATAGACTGCGGGGCAGCTCCTGGAGCTTGGAGTCAGGTTGCTGTACAGCGAGTCAATGCTTTGGGCACTG ATCCTAATGCCCCTGTTGGTTTTGTCCTTGGAGTTGACCTTCTTCATATTTCCCCTCTGGAAGGAGCAGTCTTTCTTTCCAATGCTGATATTACAGATCCAGTCACGCTTAAGAAGATCCAGGAGCTCCTTCCTACAGAGAGGGCAGATGTTATCTTGAGCGACATGGCACCTAATGCCACAGGGATCCGAGAGTTAGATCATCAGAAGTTGATTAACTTGTGCTTGACCCTTTTGGATCTGTCCCAAAGCATCTTGCGGCCAAGAGGAACTATCCTCTGTAAATTCTGGGATGGACCGGAAGCCCATCTTCTCCAGAACAGACTAATGGAGCGCTTCCAGGATGTGAGAACTATAAAGCCTCAGTCCAGCCGGAAAGAGTCAGCAGAGATCTATTACTTGGCAAAACTGTACAATGATGGAGTGAAACATCAGAAACACTGA